One genomic segment of Actinoplanes ianthinogenes includes these proteins:
- a CDS encoding methyl-accepting chemotaxis protein: MTLLLLLVVVNASLVRAEVNKQARQIVETIDPKTRSIAMLQFRFSDAYGLQTAYTASDHELKHGFFIEAKEKVYALLGEVEAASTSAEQREQAAAFRAGLDEFMTIDEQIWRAVQQGRYEQAAHASNVTESGPYLKAMDAAAKFDESVTAERSAALNRLSRTRHDATVREWVLAAVAMVLALLAAALLSRSIRKPVQRVVAVVDRLAEGDLSQRVGISRGDEIGRMSFSIDRAIDRIGETIGGIASHADQVAAASATLTSMSQTLQEDADQASRRIGIVADSAADVARNLDTVAAGSEQMGAAIGEISRNTTEAATVAGSAVITVGEADTTVSRLGEASTEIGEVVRTITMIAEQTNLLALNATIESARAGEMGKGFAVVAAEVKDLAQETARATGDIISRVAGIQAQTDAAVASIRRITEVIARISEAQDTIAAAVEEQTATTGEMNRGVSNAAVGSNEITENIAGVRAVADRTRDSAEQSRRAADELTQLSRDLNELTHRFRV, translated from the coding sequence ATGACGTTGTTGCTGCTGCTCGTGGTGGTCAACGCGAGCCTGGTCCGGGCCGAGGTCAACAAGCAGGCACGGCAGATCGTCGAGACGATCGACCCCAAGACGCGGTCGATCGCCATGCTCCAGTTCCGGTTCTCGGACGCGTACGGGCTTCAGACCGCGTACACCGCGTCCGACCACGAGCTGAAGCACGGCTTCTTCATCGAGGCCAAGGAGAAGGTGTACGCCCTGCTCGGGGAGGTGGAGGCGGCGTCGACCAGCGCCGAGCAGCGGGAGCAGGCGGCCGCCTTCCGGGCCGGGCTCGACGAGTTCATGACCATCGACGAGCAGATCTGGCGGGCGGTCCAGCAGGGGCGGTACGAGCAGGCGGCGCACGCCAGCAACGTGACCGAGTCCGGCCCGTACCTCAAGGCGATGGACGCCGCCGCCAAGTTCGACGAGTCGGTCACCGCCGAGCGGAGCGCCGCCCTGAACCGGCTCAGCCGGACCCGGCACGACGCCACCGTCCGGGAGTGGGTGCTGGCCGCCGTCGCGATGGTGCTCGCCCTGCTGGCCGCGGCCCTGCTCAGTCGTTCCATCCGCAAGCCGGTGCAGCGGGTCGTCGCGGTGGTGGACCGGCTCGCCGAGGGCGACCTCAGCCAGCGGGTCGGGATCAGCCGGGGCGACGAGATCGGCCGGATGAGCTTCTCGATCGACCGGGCCATCGACCGGATCGGCGAGACGATCGGCGGCATCGCGAGCCACGCCGATCAGGTGGCGGCCGCGTCGGCCACGCTGACCAGCATGTCGCAGACCCTCCAGGAGGACGCCGACCAGGCGTCCCGGCGGATCGGGATCGTCGCGGACAGCGCGGCCGACGTCGCCCGCAACCTCGACACGGTCGCCGCGGGGTCGGAGCAGATGGGCGCCGCGATCGGCGAGATCAGCCGGAACACGACCGAGGCCGCCACCGTTGCCGGGTCCGCGGTGATCACGGTCGGGGAGGCGGACACGACGGTGTCGCGGCTCGGCGAGGCGTCCACCGAGATCGGTGAGGTGGTGCGGACCATCACGATGATCGCCGAGCAGACCAACCTGCTGGCGCTGAACGCGACCATCGAGTCGGCCCGGGCCGGCGAGATGGGCAAGGGCTTCGCGGTGGTCGCCGCGGAGGTCAAGGACCTGGCCCAGGAGACCGCCCGGGCCACCGGGGACATCATCAGCCGGGTGGCCGGCATCCAGGCGCAGACCGATGCGGCGGTGGCTTCTATCCGGCGGATCACCGAGGTGATCGCGCGGATCAGCGAGGCGCAGGACACCATCGCGGCCGCCGTCGAGGAGCAGACCGCCACCACCGGCGAGATGAATCGTGGCGTCTCGAACGCGGCGGTCGGCAGCAACGAGATCACCGAGAACATCGCCGGGGTGCGCGCGGTGGCCGACCGGACCCGCGACAGCGCGGAGCAGTCGCGGCGCGCGGCCGACGAACTGACCCAGCTCAGCCGCGACCTGAACGAGCTGACCCACCGGTTCCGCGTCTGA
- a CDS encoding sugar transferase, producing MDRLRPIWNVLNQLVAAVALIVLSPVFLGVALWVRIADGKGIFFVQDRAGERGRTFRILKFRSMIHDNLAVGVKLGMANPNDLLADDPRITRCGRILRATSLDELPQLINVVRGQMNLVGPRPDVLPQVAEYSAEDARRLEVRPGITGWAQINGRDAIPWSQRFVLDRWYIDNWSPLLDLKIIWRTFQGSHRGELPALVETLPAQRVPGESTQDLSRAA from the coding sequence GTGGACCGCCTGCGCCCGATCTGGAACGTTCTCAACCAACTGGTCGCCGCCGTCGCGCTGATCGTGCTGTCCCCGGTGTTCCTGGGCGTCGCGCTCTGGGTCCGGATCGCCGACGGCAAGGGCATCTTCTTCGTGCAGGACCGGGCCGGCGAGCGCGGCCGGACGTTCCGGATCCTGAAGTTCCGCTCGATGATCCACGACAATCTGGCGGTCGGCGTCAAGCTCGGCATGGCGAACCCGAACGATCTGCTGGCGGACGACCCGCGGATCACCCGCTGCGGCAGGATCCTGCGGGCCACCAGCCTGGACGAGCTGCCCCAGCTGATCAACGTGGTCCGCGGGCAGATGAACCTGGTCGGCCCGCGCCCGGACGTGCTGCCCCAGGTCGCCGAGTACTCGGCGGAGGACGCCCGGCGGCTGGAGGTGCGGCCCGGGATCACCGGCTGGGCGCAGATCAACGGGCGGGACGCGATCCCGTGGTCGCAGCGGTTCGTCCTGGACCGCTGGTACATCGACAACTGGTCGCCGCTGCTCGACCTGAAGATCATTTGGCGGACGTTCCAGGGCTCGCACCGGGGCGAGCTGCCGGCGCTGGTGGAGACGCTCCCCGCGCAGCGGGTGCCGGGCGAGAGCACGCAGGACCTCAGTCGCGCGGCTTAG
- a CDS encoding nucleotide sugar dehydrogenase translates to MRVVIAGQGYVGLPLAVRAAEVGHTVVGFDVDDERIKRLAAGESYVDDISSEQLQAVLAGGNFLPSSDPRACAGFDIAVIAVPTPLRDGTPDLRYIEDSARTLARYLRPGATVALESTTYPGTTTELVAPLLEEGSGLIAGEDFFLGFSPERIDPGNARWNLITTPKVVSGINPASLAKVRAFYASVVETTVPVSDPKVAELAKLLENTFRHVNIALVNELAVYAHDLGIDVWEAIDAASTKPFGYMRFVPGPGVGGHCLPIDPSYLSWRVQRTLGQSFRFVELANDINNHMPDYVVRRLVAALNERRKAVNGSTILLLGLAYKKNSGDARESPARRVATLLLEMGADVLAADPHVVEDARVDQRVTRVRLSPELLAAADAVVLLADHDAFDLDLVVQHARYVLDTRHRLTGDTVESI, encoded by the coding sequence ATGCGAGTGGTGATCGCCGGGCAGGGCTACGTGGGACTGCCCCTCGCCGTCCGGGCCGCCGAGGTCGGGCACACCGTGGTCGGCTTCGACGTCGACGACGAACGGATCAAACGGCTCGCCGCGGGCGAGTCCTACGTCGACGACATCAGCTCGGAGCAGTTGCAGGCGGTGCTGGCCGGCGGCAACTTCCTGCCCTCGTCCGACCCGCGCGCCTGCGCCGGCTTCGACATCGCGGTGATCGCGGTGCCCACCCCGCTCCGCGACGGCACCCCGGACCTGCGCTACATCGAGGACTCGGCCCGTACCCTGGCCCGGTACCTGCGCCCCGGCGCGACCGTCGCGCTGGAGTCGACGACGTATCCCGGCACCACCACCGAGCTGGTCGCGCCGCTGCTGGAGGAGGGCTCCGGCCTGATCGCCGGCGAGGACTTCTTCCTCGGCTTCAGCCCGGAGCGCATCGACCCGGGCAACGCGCGGTGGAACCTGATCACCACGCCGAAGGTGGTATCCGGGATCAACCCGGCCTCGCTGGCGAAGGTGCGGGCCTTCTACGCCTCGGTGGTCGAGACGACCGTGCCGGTCTCCGACCCCAAGGTGGCCGAGCTGGCCAAGCTGCTCGAGAACACGTTCCGGCACGTCAACATCGCGCTGGTCAACGAGCTCGCGGTGTACGCGCACGACCTCGGCATCGACGTCTGGGAGGCGATCGACGCCGCGTCCACGAAACCGTTCGGCTACATGCGGTTCGTGCCCGGTCCCGGCGTCGGCGGGCACTGCCTGCCGATCGATCCGTCCTACCTCTCCTGGCGGGTGCAGCGGACGCTCGGGCAGAGCTTCCGCTTCGTCGAGCTGGCCAACGACATCAACAACCACATGCCGGACTACGTGGTGCGCCGGCTGGTCGCCGCCCTGAACGAGCGGCGCAAGGCGGTGAACGGCTCGACGATCCTGCTGCTCGGCCTGGCCTACAAGAAGAACAGCGGCGACGCCCGCGAGTCGCCGGCCCGGCGGGTCGCCACGCTGCTGCTGGAGATGGGCGCCGACGTGCTCGCCGCCGACCCGCACGTGGTCGAGGACGCCCGCGTCGACCAGCGGGTCACCCGGGTGCGGCTGAGCCCGGAGCTGCTCGCCGCGGCCGACGCGGTGGTGCTGCTCGCCGACCACGACGCGTTCGACCTGGACCTGGTGGTCCAGCACGCCAGGTACGTGCTGGACACCCGCCACCGCCTCACCGGCGACACCGTGGAATCGATCTGA